In Bacillus sp. KH172YL63, one genomic interval encodes:
- the abc-f gene encoding ribosomal protection-like ABC-F family protein → MMICSAQELSKMFGGHLIFEDLSFEIQEKDRIGLVGRNGSGKTTIFKLLSGEEFPDKGLIHLKKGAKVGYLAQIPRYEDGTTGMEVLRSAFSELLTFGERLKELEMNMGREGDPAALNSLLEEYGRVQDRFTLDGGYEIDAAISKIVNGLGIGDLVDKDFNDCSGGEQTKLCLGLILLQKPDLLLLDEPTNHLDIRAVEWLEGFLKEYEGTVLCISHDRYFLDHVITKIYDLEDGELSVYHTDYSGFVKEKEERLMNEFQAYQEQQKKIKKMKEAIKRLREWANQANPPNEALHKRARNMERALERMEKIKRPIIDRKKIGLEFEETDRSGKVVFSMEGVSKAFGEKLLFDDAGMLVHFKDRTAIVGENGTGKSTIIKMLLGKEDADAGTVKLGSNVKLGYLSQHFTVRDPHVRLIDAFREEVPVTEGDARHILAKFLFYGPNVFRKVGQLSGGEKMRLRLAQLMHQDINFLVLDEPTNHLDIDSREVLEDALEDFKGTILAVSHDRYFLNKLFTKTYWIEKGNLYFFDGPYSWAKEKLPEIVPAEPVVQVMKKAPVEKAVDKLSPTAEEIEAALERLEEELYSIEEKLLTEEKLDVLQDLYKEKEQLEKERDRQYQTLEALLA, encoded by the coding sequence ATGATGATATGCAGCGCACAGGAATTAAGCAAGATGTTTGGGGGTCACTTAATATTTGAGGACCTGTCCTTTGAAATACAAGAAAAAGACCGGATCGGACTGGTTGGTCGCAATGGATCCGGGAAAACGACGATCTTTAAGCTTTTATCGGGAGAGGAATTCCCTGATAAGGGGCTCATTCATTTGAAGAAGGGGGCGAAGGTTGGATACCTCGCGCAAATTCCCCGGTACGAAGACGGTACGACGGGAATGGAGGTGCTCCGCTCAGCGTTTTCCGAATTGCTCACATTCGGGGAAAGGTTGAAAGAACTGGAAATGAATATGGGGCGGGAAGGGGATCCGGCCGCACTGAATTCTTTACTGGAGGAATACGGAAGGGTTCAGGATCGCTTCACACTAGATGGGGGATATGAAATTGACGCTGCCATTTCTAAAATTGTCAATGGCCTTGGCATCGGTGACCTGGTGGATAAGGATTTCAATGACTGCAGCGGCGGGGAGCAAACGAAGCTTTGCCTGGGACTGATTCTCCTGCAGAAGCCGGATTTGCTGCTACTGGACGAACCGACGAACCACCTTGATATCCGGGCAGTCGAATGGCTCGAAGGATTTTTGAAAGAGTATGAAGGGACAGTGCTCTGCATTTCCCATGACCGTTATTTCCTCGATCACGTCATTACGAAAATCTACGACCTCGAGGATGGGGAGCTTTCGGTTTATCATACTGATTATTCCGGTTTTGTGAAGGAAAAGGAAGAGCGATTGATGAACGAGTTTCAGGCATATCAAGAGCAGCAGAAGAAAATTAAGAAAATGAAGGAAGCGATCAAACGATTAAGGGAGTGGGCGAATCAAGCCAATCCTCCAAACGAAGCCCTTCATAAACGTGCCCGGAATATGGAAAGGGCCCTTGAGAGGATGGAGAAGATCAAGCGGCCGATCATCGACCGTAAGAAAATCGGCCTGGAGTTTGAAGAAACGGACAGGAGCGGCAAAGTTGTATTTTCTATGGAAGGTGTATCAAAAGCATTTGGAGAGAAGCTGTTGTTTGATGATGCAGGGATGCTCGTTCATTTCAAGGACCGGACAGCGATTGTTGGGGAAAACGGGACGGGAAAATCAACGATCATCAAGATGCTCCTTGGAAAAGAGGATGCAGATGCAGGCACTGTCAAGCTCGGCAGTAATGTGAAGCTCGGATACCTTTCGCAGCATTTCACAGTGCGTGATCCACATGTGCGGCTGATCGATGCTTTCAGGGAAGAGGTTCCTGTGACAGAAGGGGATGCCCGTCATATTCTCGCCAAGTTCTTATTCTATGGACCGAATGTGTTCAGGAAAGTCGGGCAGCTCTCCGGCGGGGAGAAGATGAGGCTGCGCCTTGCCCAATTGATGCATCAGGACATCAACTTCCTTGTCCTCGATGAACCGACGAATCACCTGGACATTGACTCCCGAGAAGTGTTGGAAGATGCACTTGAAGATTTTAAAGGAACGATATTGGCTGTTTCCCATGACCGGTATTTCCTGAACAAGCTGTTTACGAAAACGTACTGGATCGAGAAAGGGAACCTCTATTTCTTCGACGGTCCATACAGCTGGGCAAAGGAAAAACTGCCTGAAATCGTACCTGCAGAGCCTGTTGTGCAGGTGATGAAGAAAGCCCCGGTGGAGAAAGCTGTGGATAAACTGTCCCCGACGGCGGAGGAAATAGAAGCAGCCCTCGAGCGTCTGGAAGAAGAGCTCTATTCCATCGAAGAAAAGCTTCTCACAGAGGAGAAGCTGGACGTCCTTCAAGATCTGTACAAGGAAAAAGAGCAGTTAGAAAAAGAAAGGGACCGACAGTATCAGACATTGGAAGCATTGTTGGCATAG
- a CDS encoding NAD(P)/FAD-dependent oxidoreductase, with amino-acid sequence MERREVIVIGGGLSGIMAARTLMEKGVTDILIVEKGRSVGGRLATRRIGNGKADHGAQFFTVRSHELQHDTEKWLEAGWVKKWFGTPYPRYTSVNGMNGLAKHLAQPLPVRLNTKVTAIRDGDGPLEVEIEDGRVMSAEHCIVTVPAPQASSLLAEIGDASTVSFAPCFVGMFTFDGASSIPAPGHLDGELPDGVERVADHFQKGISDTVTVGVYMTGGWSQENERRTDQDILASIQTVAERYLEDGSRVSGAELKRWTYAEAKSVVNKPFIETGGARRILLCGDAFLRENDQAGRTRFESAYLSGISAGERVARKLKGNDPSA; translated from the coding sequence ATGGAGAGAAGAGAAGTGATCGTGATCGGAGGCGGCCTGTCTGGCATCATGGCAGCCAGGACACTGATGGAAAAAGGGGTCACAGACATCCTGATTGTGGAGAAGGGAAGAAGCGTAGGCGGCAGGCTTGCCACAAGGCGGATCGGAAACGGAAAAGCCGACCACGGTGCCCAATTTTTCACCGTGAGGTCTCATGAACTTCAGCACGATACAGAAAAGTGGCTTGAAGCAGGATGGGTGAAAAAATGGTTTGGCACCCCCTATCCACGCTACACTTCCGTCAATGGAATGAATGGCCTGGCCAAACACCTTGCACAACCCCTTCCGGTACGCCTGAACACGAAAGTCACGGCCATCCGCGACGGGGACGGACCTCTGGAAGTGGAAATAGAGGATGGCCGGGTCATGTCTGCTGAACATTGTATCGTAACGGTCCCGGCACCGCAGGCTTCCTCCCTGCTTGCAGAAATCGGGGACGCATCCACGGTTTCCTTTGCACCCTGCTTTGTGGGTATGTTCACATTCGACGGGGCAAGCAGCATCCCGGCACCAGGTCATCTGGATGGTGAACTTCCCGACGGAGTGGAAAGGGTGGCGGACCACTTCCAAAAAGGAATTTCCGATACGGTGACTGTGGGTGTGTATATGACCGGTGGCTGGTCTCAGGAAAATGAAAGACGGACTGATCAAGACATATTGGCAAGCATCCAAACGGTGGCTGAACGCTACCTTGAAGACGGCAGCCGGGTGAGCGGAGCAGAGCTGAAACGGTGGACATATGCAGAAGCAAAGTCGGTTGTGAATAAGCCTTTTATTGAAACAGGTGGCGCTCGACGGATCCTCCTTTGCGGAGATGCTTTTCTCCGGGAGAATGACCAGGCAGGGAGGACCCGGTTCGAAAGTGCTTACTTATCAGGGATTTCAGCAGGGGAAAGGGTGGCTCGGAAGCTGAAGGGAAATGATCCCTCCGCATAA
- a CDS encoding GNAT family N-acetyltransferase, which translates to MTIQLVKARKEQMDTIMDVYERCKKQLDEQGLRQWDKAYPSREYFQEELDNGNLYLLTVDGEVAGSATLNDWQAPEWSDIPWKLDHEWVIHALFLDPLQQGKGLGKAFMEKCEELAGEKGYKSIRLDAYARNESANALYKKMGYEYRGSVYFTSKPEGHQEYRCYEKQVNH; encoded by the coding sequence ATGACAATACAATTAGTGAAAGCAAGAAAAGAGCAGATGGATACGATTATGGATGTGTATGAAAGGTGCAAGAAGCAGCTGGACGAACAGGGACTGCGTCAATGGGACAAAGCCTATCCGAGCAGGGAGTATTTTCAGGAAGAGCTGGATAACGGAAACCTCTATTTATTGACAGTGGATGGAGAAGTGGCAGGGTCGGCCACATTGAATGATTGGCAGGCACCTGAATGGTCTGACATCCCATGGAAGCTTGATCATGAATGGGTCATCCATGCGTTATTCCTCGATCCCCTGCAGCAGGGAAAGGGACTTGGGAAGGCATTCATGGAAAAATGTGAGGAACTGGCCGGTGAAAAGGGATATAAAAGCATCCGGTTGGACGCTTATGCAAGGAACGAAAGTGCAAACGCACTTTATAAGAAAATGGGGTATGAGTACCGTGGGTCGGTCTATTTCACATCGAAACCAGAGGGGCATCAGGAATACCGATGCTATGAAAAACAAGTGAATCACTAG
- a CDS encoding nitric oxide synthase oxygenase: MDEAKAFIEQCYQELNKSGEEITQRINQIEKELETEGTYTHTHEELVHGAKMAWRNSNRCIGRLFWHSLNVFDERTAETEEEVFQALERHLEFASNGGRIRPTITVFRPSQQGKPDIRLWNHQVIRYAGYEEDGRYTGDPHSIPFTKKCHELGWKGEGTDFDVLPLVVQIGDRQPQLKSIDPGLTLEVPLHHPEFEWFSDLGWKWYGIPIISDMEMKIGGISYKAAPFNGWYMETEIGARNLADEARYHFLPKVASCMGLDTSRAATLWRDKALVELNIAVLHSFKEMGVSIVDHHTAAQQFRLFEENEKNADRDVTGDWTWLIPPVSPATTHIFHKEYDNTWKSTNYFYQDTPY; encoded by the coding sequence ATGGATGAGGCGAAAGCCTTTATCGAACAGTGTTATCAGGAACTGAATAAAAGCGGTGAGGAAATCACTCAACGCATAAACCAAATAGAGAAAGAATTAGAAACAGAGGGTACGTATACCCATACCCACGAAGAACTTGTACACGGGGCGAAGATGGCGTGGAGGAACAGCAACCGTTGTATCGGGCGGTTGTTCTGGCATTCGTTGAATGTATTTGACGAGCGGACTGCGGAAACTGAAGAGGAAGTGTTCCAGGCGTTGGAGAGACACTTGGAATTTGCGTCCAATGGCGGCAGGATCCGTCCTACCATCACCGTATTCCGGCCGTCGCAGCAGGGGAAGCCGGACATTCGGCTGTGGAACCACCAAGTGATCCGATATGCAGGCTATGAAGAGGATGGCCGGTATACAGGCGACCCTCATTCCATCCCATTCACGAAAAAATGTCACGAACTCGGCTGGAAGGGAGAAGGGACGGACTTCGATGTCCTTCCGTTGGTCGTACAAATTGGAGACCGTCAGCCCCAGCTGAAAAGCATCGATCCCGGTTTGACGCTTGAGGTACCCCTTCACCATCCGGAATTTGAGTGGTTCTCTGATCTGGGCTGGAAGTGGTACGGAATCCCGATCATTTCTGATATGGAAATGAAAATCGGCGGGATTTCCTATAAAGCTGCACCTTTCAACGGCTGGTATATGGAAACGGAAATCGGCGCACGGAATCTGGCTGATGAAGCCCGCTATCACTTCCTTCCAAAGGTGGCAAGCTGTATGGGGCTCGATACGTCAAGAGCGGCGACACTGTGGCGTGATAAAGCGCTGGTGGAATTGAATATTGCCGTCCTCCATTCCTTTAAGGAAATGGGTGTCAGCATTGTGGATCATCATACAGCGGCACAGCAGTTCCGACTGTTTGAAGAAAATGAAAAGAATGCCGACCGTGACGTCACTGGGGATTGGACGTGGCTGATCCCGCCAGTTTCACCGGCAACGACCCATATCTTCCATAAAGAATACGACAATACGTGGAAATCGACGAACTATTTCTATCAGGATACCCCTTATTAA
- a CDS encoding class F sortase produces MYTMRVVLFVLVLLPISACSAGMSSNPANNSETSEATGKQEKPKVEMASTTTTPSPFADQIVKDERTGIQPSRIDIPAIGVSTSIEAVGLKGNGEMAVTESFETTAWYQGGYKPGEPGNAVIGGHVDSRNGPAVFYKLNRLSEGDEIIVSNKEGEKRVFVVTNKKEYPWDDAPLQSIFGYSPASSLNLITCTGDFDRSSRNYSKRLVVYTELKS; encoded by the coding sequence ATGTATACTATGAGGGTTGTACTATTTGTGCTTGTACTATTGCCCATTTCTGCATGTTCTGCGGGAATGAGTTCGAACCCTGCAAATAATTCCGAGACGTCAGAAGCGACCGGAAAACAGGAAAAGCCGAAAGTTGAAATGGCCAGTACCACGACCACCCCTTCTCCCTTCGCTGATCAAATTGTAAAAGATGAGCGCACCGGGATTCAACCGAGTAGGATTGACATACCTGCAATCGGTGTCTCTACATCAATCGAAGCTGTAGGACTGAAGGGAAATGGGGAAATGGCCGTAACCGAAAGTTTCGAAACGACTGCATGGTATCAGGGAGGATATAAACCCGGCGAACCTGGAAATGCTGTGATCGGCGGTCATGTGGACAGCAGAAACGGTCCCGCTGTTTTTTATAAGCTGAACAGGCTTTCTGAAGGCGATGAAATCATCGTAAGCAATAAAGAAGGTGAAAAACGGGTCTTCGTTGTCACAAATAAGAAAGAATATCCTTGGGATGATGCACCTCTTCAATCGATCTTTGGTTATTCCCCTGCAAGCTCCCTAAACCTGATCACCTGCACAGGCGACTTTGACCGTTCTTCTCGTAATTACAGCAAACGCCTCGTCGTTTACACTGAATTAAAATCCTGA
- a CDS encoding copper amine oxidase: protein MKMKKSYLAVPLSMTLLIPTAGAVSAHNGEDHSHDAKVDTPAAELRTTLDRLLTEHAYLAVEAMRRGAEGAEDFEAAAGALNDNAADLKGAIASVYGEEAGNQFNTIWTNHIGFFVDYVKATGANDQAAKDKALSNLAGYKGEFSNFLETATGERLKSDSLAEGLQMHINQLIGAFDSYVAGDYEKAYEYEREAIGHMSMVSKGLSSAITDQYPDKFEQTMAVTPAADLRSTLNHLLTEHAALATMAMQNGIDGSKDFDASVNALNANTEDLSAAIASVYGEEAGNQFKEMWTKHIGFFVDYVKATGAEDEAAKEEAIKNLDGYRAEFSNFLETATDGRLKSDALADGLQMHVEQLTGAFDSYAAGDYEKAWDGIRMAYEHMLNPAKGLSGAFVDQFPDKFKANMPSEMPNTGMGGTADDSGFPFEFLLAALLIIAGGTTLGMKKYASHKQ from the coding sequence ATGAAAATGAAAAAAAGTTATTTAGCTGTCCCATTAAGCATGACACTACTAATTCCAACTGCAGGTGCAGTATCAGCACATAATGGTGAAGATCATTCCCACGACGCGAAGGTAGATACGCCGGCAGCGGAATTGCGCACCACGCTGGACCGATTACTTACTGAACATGCTTACCTTGCAGTAGAAGCGATGAGACGAGGTGCTGAAGGCGCTGAAGACTTCGAAGCGGCAGCCGGAGCTTTAAATGATAACGCAGCAGACTTAAAAGGTGCGATCGCTTCCGTTTATGGTGAAGAAGCAGGTAACCAGTTCAATACAATCTGGACCAATCACATCGGTTTCTTCGTCGACTATGTAAAAGCAACCGGGGCGAATGATCAAGCTGCGAAAGATAAAGCGCTTTCGAATCTCGCAGGCTATAAAGGAGAGTTCTCTAACTTCCTGGAAACAGCTACTGGTGAACGTTTGAAATCCGATAGTCTGGCAGAAGGCCTTCAAATGCATATCAACCAATTGATCGGGGCGTTTGACAGCTATGTGGCCGGTGACTATGAGAAAGCTTATGAATACGAGCGTGAAGCAATCGGGCATATGTCCATGGTATCCAAAGGATTATCGAGCGCCATCACGGACCAATACCCGGATAAATTTGAACAAACGATGGCCGTTACGCCTGCAGCGGATCTCCGTTCAACTCTTAACCATCTGTTAACAGAGCACGCTGCACTGGCAACAATGGCGATGCAAAATGGAATCGACGGATCAAAAGACTTCGACGCTTCAGTGAATGCCCTGAACGCCAACACGGAAGACCTGTCCGCAGCAATCGCTTCTGTATACGGTGAAGAAGCAGGTAACCAGTTCAAAGAAATGTGGACAAAGCATATCGGATTCTTCGTGGATTATGTAAAAGCAACAGGAGCTGAAGATGAAGCAGCGAAAGAAGAAGCGATCAAGAACCTTGACGGCTACCGTGCAGAGTTCTCCAACTTCCTTGAAACTGCAACGGACGGACGCTTGAAGTCCGACGCTCTGGCAGACGGCCTTCAAATGCATGTTGAACAGCTGACCGGTGCTTTCGACAGCTACGCAGCAGGTGACTATGAAAAAGCCTGGGATGGCATCCGCATGGCCTATGAGCACATGCTGAATCCTGCAAAAGGATTATCAGGCGCATTCGTCGATCAATTCCCTGACAAATTCAAAGCGAACATGCCTTCTGAAATGCCGAACACCGGTATGGGCGGTACGGCAGACGACAGCGGATTCCCATTCGAATTCCTTCTCGCAGCCCTTCTGATCATCGCTGGCGGAACAACCCTTGGAATGAAAAAATACGCATCACACAAACAATAA
- a CDS encoding anti-sigma factor: MTAQPCDNLLDYYNGHLSQLERKHLSTWIFELRQLAEYLPYASDTVQPPEDLEDRVMASILGEEKKASFDTPIPARSVAALIGNAYLYTQIEDQEKVIQQATIDQVEQYVELAAVSGNAKGTASIIKQGTETSMVIQAADLQKLSNDEVYQVWLIKDDQPERAGTFVPSKDGKGSVIFKFNEAFTEKDWDTVAITLEPDANSQLPQGDIVLASEI, encoded by the coding sequence ATGACTGCTCAACCATGCGATAACTTACTTGATTACTACAATGGTCATTTATCTCAACTTGAGAGAAAGCATCTATCGACCTGGATCTTTGAACTGAGGCAGCTAGCAGAATATTTGCCATATGCTTCAGATACGGTTCAACCTCCGGAAGACCTCGAAGACCGTGTAATGGCATCTATTTTAGGAGAAGAGAAAAAAGCGTCCTTTGACACGCCAATCCCGGCAAGATCAGTCGCAGCCTTGATAGGAAACGCCTATCTTTATACTCAGATCGAGGATCAGGAGAAAGTGATTCAACAGGCGACAATCGATCAGGTCGAGCAATATGTGGAATTAGCCGCTGTCAGCGGAAACGCAAAGGGTACCGCAAGTATCATCAAACAAGGAACGGAAACAAGCATGGTCATCCAGGCAGCAGACCTGCAGAAGCTGTCCAACGATGAAGTATACCAGGTATGGCTCATCAAAGATGATCAACCCGAACGTGCCGGAACGTTTGTCCCGAGCAAAGACGGAAAAGGATCGGTCATCTTCAAGTTCAACGAAGCGTTCACGGAGAAAGACTGGGATACCGTGGCAATTACGTTAGAACCTGACGCCAACAGCCAGCTCCCACAGGGGGATATCGTCTTGGCTTCTGAGATCTGA
- a CDS encoding RNA polymerase sigma factor, protein MTRNTCLDALRKRKKHESVEYIEKDSMQVSYDTPADQLEWKEKGMAIRDCIQTLKKDQQRIVQLFYFKGLTQQSIADSADIPLGTVKGRIRLARNLNDCSTMR, encoded by the coding sequence ATGACGAGAAACACGTGCCTGGACGCCCTCCGGAAGCGGAAGAAGCATGAGTCTGTCGAATATATCGAGAAGGACTCCATGCAGGTATCGTATGACACCCCTGCCGATCAATTAGAGTGGAAGGAAAAAGGAATGGCGATCAGGGATTGCATCCAGACATTAAAGAAGGATCAGCAACGGATCGTCCAATTATTCTACTTTAAAGGCTTGACTCAACAGTCGATCGCCGATTCCGCCGATATTCCGCTCGGAACCGTGAAAGGAAGAATCCGCTTGGCACGAAATTTGAATGACTGCTCAACCATGCGATAA
- the mreBH gene encoding rod-share determining protein MreBH: MLSNSEIGIDLGTANILVYSKNKGIILNEPSVVAIDTENKTVLAVGTEAKNMIGKTPGKIVAVRPLKDGVIADFDVTTEMLKQVMKKASKKLGFSIRKPTVVVCTPSGATSVERRAIQDAVRGSGAKSVTLIEEPVAAAIGADLPVGEPVANVIVDIGGGTTEVAIISYGGVVSCNTIRIGGDQMDEDIVQYVRKRYNLLIGERTAELVKIEVGQALIDHEERTMEIRGRDLVTGLPKTIELSSNEIQDALKESLLHILETIRATLENCPPELSGDIVDRGVILTGGGALLNGLQDWLSQEIVVPVHLAPNPLESVAIGTGRSLSVIDKLQKVK, encoded by the coding sequence ATGTTATCAAACTCTGAAATCGGAATCGATTTAGGAACTGCCAATATACTTGTTTATAGTAAAAATAAAGGAATCATCCTGAACGAGCCATCTGTTGTGGCCATTGATACTGAAAATAAAACCGTCCTTGCAGTCGGTACTGAAGCGAAAAACATGATCGGAAAAACACCAGGAAAGATCGTCGCGGTACGCCCGCTTAAAGATGGGGTGATCGCAGACTTCGACGTAACGACTGAAATGCTGAAGCAAGTGATGAAAAAGGCGAGTAAAAAGCTTGGTTTCTCCATCCGTAAACCAACCGTGGTCGTTTGTACGCCTTCTGGTGCGACAAGCGTTGAAAGACGTGCGATCCAGGATGCGGTGAGAGGAAGCGGCGCGAAGTCTGTCACGCTCATCGAAGAACCTGTTGCAGCCGCAATCGGTGCAGATCTGCCTGTTGGCGAGCCTGTGGCAAATGTCATCGTCGACATCGGCGGCGGTACGACGGAAGTTGCCATCATCTCCTACGGCGGGGTTGTTTCCTGCAACACGATCCGCATCGGCGGGGATCAGATGGATGAAGATATCGTCCAATACGTGCGCAAGCGTTACAATCTCCTCATCGGTGAAAGAACGGCTGAACTGGTGAAGATCGAAGTCGGTCAGGCATTGATCGACCATGAAGAAAGAACGATGGAAATCCGCGGACGGGACCTTGTGACCGGTCTTCCAAAAACGATCGAGCTATCATCAAACGAAATCCAGGATGCCCTGAAAGAATCACTTCTTCACATCTTGGAAACGATCCGTGCCACATTGGAGAATTGTCCTCCTGAACTGAGCGGTGATATCGTCGACCGCGGCGTGATCCTGACAGGCGGAGGCGCACTCCTGAACGGCCTGCAAGACTGGCTGAGCCAGGAAATCGTCGTACCTGTACACTTAGCGCCTAACCCATTGGAGTCTGTCGCAATCGGAACAGGACGTTCACTGTCGGTGATTGATAAGCTGCAGAAAGTAAAATAA
- a CDS encoding methyl-accepting chemotaxis protein, with translation MALKKRLLILGLIPLVLSTIIIGYIVSQLISLQSSASEDVQVLLETEILRGDLIVTKQALSNYSVNSTEENKQMVDGLLAETSKQISELQKLISVKEQKETLSSIETKFTDLKSVSDKALSEMNKAEIKRQSIRISGVLNDMHLLSKQTNDWYQNSQTENKNKIQFIVWASIIGFIVVAVLSLGASNMLSRRIVNPLNRMVHNAERMADGDLTISIENVNEKNSRFEVDKLQTAFHHMVENLRNTVQSVHNIGSNVERFTQDVRSQMESLTESSNQVALSTEELAKGSQSISEDIQSTAALMAVMGDDFAQNVQQSSESAASSKVALESVENGRSSLNKQQHFAEMIADSSSTIMESVESFAQYTGEIENAAHAVREIAEQTNLLALNAAIEAARAGDAGKGFAVVAQEVRKLAEDSSVATERIGSMVGNIKNGIQAIMDASQNGQSLSTQQVDSMSVTERAFAEISGNVSTIFDNLSKLEEGMHASTERTNQVISAVENISAITEETAAGTEEISSSTEEQLRYFEQMNEQVGRLNDMTVEMKKELERFTL, from the coding sequence ATGGCACTGAAAAAACGTTTACTGATATTGGGGCTCATCCCCCTTGTCCTTTCTACCATCATCATTGGCTACATTGTCTCACAATTGATTTCACTGCAAAGTTCTGCCAGCGAAGACGTTCAGGTCCTGCTTGAGACAGAAATATTGCGTGGAGATTTGATAGTGACGAAGCAGGCTTTATCCAACTATTCGGTCAATTCAACCGAAGAAAATAAGCAGATGGTCGATGGTCTCTTGGCAGAAACATCCAAGCAGATTTCTGAGCTGCAAAAGCTAATTTCCGTCAAGGAACAAAAGGAAACACTTTCATCGATAGAAACAAAGTTCACAGATTTGAAATCGGTTTCTGACAAAGCGCTCAGCGAAATGAATAAAGCCGAGATCAAACGTCAATCGATCCGGATTTCCGGGGTATTGAATGATATGCATTTGTTAAGCAAACAAACCAATGACTGGTATCAAAATTCTCAAACAGAAAATAAAAACAAGATCCAGTTCATCGTCTGGGCATCGATCATCGGTTTCATCGTTGTAGCCGTTCTTTCTTTAGGTGCATCCAACATGCTCAGCCGACGCATCGTCAACCCATTGAATCGCATGGTCCACAACGCCGAAAGAATGGCCGATGGGGACTTGACGATTTCAATCGAGAATGTAAATGAAAAGAACAGCCGATTTGAAGTGGATAAGCTGCAAACCGCTTTTCATCATATGGTGGAAAACCTGCGGAATACAGTTCAATCCGTCCATAATATTGGTTCCAATGTTGAACGGTTCACCCAGGATGTAAGGTCCCAAATGGAAAGCTTGACGGAAAGCAGCAACCAGGTTGCCTTATCCACTGAGGAGCTTGCAAAGGGCAGTCAATCCATCTCTGAAGACATTCAATCCACAGCTGCACTTATGGCTGTCATGGGTGATGACTTTGCCCAAAATGTGCAACAGAGCAGCGAGTCAGCTGCCAGCAGTAAAGTGGCACTTGAATCGGTCGAGAACGGCCGCTCTTCATTAAACAAGCAGCAGCATTTTGCCGAAATGATTGCAGACTCTTCCTCTACAATCATGGAGTCAGTTGAATCATTCGCCCAGTATACCGGCGAAATTGAAAATGCTGCCCATGCCGTCAGAGAGATTGCTGAACAAACGAATCTACTGGCACTGAACGCTGCCATCGAAGCTGCACGTGCAGGTGACGCTGGAAAAGGCTTCGCGGTCGTTGCCCAGGAAGTCCGTAAGCTTGCAGAAGATTCATCTGTTGCGACAGAACGGATCGGCAGCATGGTCGGAAATATTAAGAACGGCATCCAGGCAATCATGGATGCATCTCAAAACGGACAATCACTCTCTACTCAGCAAGTGGATTCCATGAGTGTGACCGAGCGTGCATTTGCTGAAATCTCTGGCAATGTTTCGACGATTTTTGACAACCTGTCGAAGCTTGAAGAAGGTATGCACGCTTCCACTGAACGTACGAATCAGGTTATTTCAGCAGTAGAAAATATTTCTGCAATTACCGAAGAAACAGCCGCCGGTACCGAAGAGATCTCTTCATCCACAGAAGAGCAGCTTCGTTACTTCGAACAAATGAATGAACAAGTCGGCCGTTTGAACGATATGACCGTTGAAATGAAGAAAGAATTAGAGCGTTTTACGCTCTGA